One window of the Lactococcus lactis genome contains the following:
- a CDS encoding HlyD family efflux transporter periplasmic adaptor subunit, with translation MTDLNSTLTDLETKISLQKQDDQYSQVFAEQTGVLHVLPDILGMKKIPIGTPIAEIYPLLKAETQVNLTSYIPSTQISGMKVGQKVRFTVQQNLPKPEILTGIIKQIDSAPTAFKEGNAYKVSATTAINAKDLPNIRYGLQGKTVTIIGKKTYFNYFLDKIMGRTS, from the coding sequence AGTACCCTTACTGATTTAGAAACAAAAATTAGCTTGCAAAAACAAGATGACCAGTACAGTCAAGTTTTTGCGGAACAGACTGGAGTCCTGCATGTGCTCCCAGATATTTTAGGGATGAAAAAGATTCCGATTGGAACACCTATCGCAGAAATCTATCCTTTATTAAAGGCAGAAACACAAGTTAATCTGACAAGTTATATCCCAAGTACTCAAATTTCTGGAATGAAAGTCGGTCAAAAAGTTAGATTTACAGTACAGCAAAATTTACCTAAACCAGAGATATTAACTGGTATCATTAAACAAATTGATAGCGCCCCAACCGCCTTTAAAGAGGGAAATGCTTATAAAGTTTCTGCGACAACCGCTATCAATGCAAAAGACCTCCCAAATATAAGGTATGGCTTGCAAGGAAAAACGGTGACCATTATTGGAAAGAAAACTTATTTCAATTACTTTTTAGATAAAATTATGGGGAGGACTTCATAA
- a CDS encoding lactococcin family bacteriocin, translating into MKNQLNFEVVSDEELLTTSGGQNSQQGEGGGYGSSNDTWGG; encoded by the coding sequence ATGAAAAATCAATTGAATTTTGAAGTTGTTTCAGACGAAGAATTGCTCACTACAAGTGGGGGGCAAAATTCTCAACAAGGAGAAGGTGGTGGCTACGGTTCTTCAAATGACACATGGGGCGGTTAG
- a CDS encoding transporter: MFNSTFYKLDLVRYSNDIDYYNKMSAILPKGLLQLNGNFSQLDSPLLIIVYLLGILICLIFLILNWNPYYKRTYTPLISMLGFLLPLLIRNGENIIWMLLLGLIIAFIGSIFYVFAVGKTYK, from the coding sequence ATGTTTAATTCTACTTTTTATAAATTAGATTTGGTTAGATATAGTAATGATATTGATTATTATAATAAGATGAGCGCAATTTTACCAAAAGGTTTACTTCAACTTAATGGTAATTTCTCTCAACTAGATTCACCTTTATTAATTATCGTCTATCTACTAGGAATTTTGATTTGTTTGATTTTCTTAATATTGAATTGGAATCCTTACTATAAAAGAACTTATACACCATTAATATCTATGTTAGGATTTTTGCTTCCTCTGTTAATTCGCAATGGAGAAAATATTATATGGATGTTATTACTGGGGTTAATAATTGCATTTATTGGTAGTATTTTTTATGTTTTTGCAGTTGGTAAAACATATAAATGA
- a CDS encoding CPBP family intramembrane glutamic endopeptidase, whose protein sequence is MKFIFSKSIIIATAFFLFILSQLPAVFLNFLNSNGDTYGIAYKNTPPFIILTLVVVTICIFIGIKCGFYKNYRKSLEWKNILLIFSLLIITFFIQKFVVQFITSHNLYNVSHQITNQMKVENILSSLLFPGQFVAVSILAPILEESIYRACFYKLFGYYRWTFFLSCFFFSYVHSGFSWDILGYLPLSIALTYVYHRRQVLTDSILLHALFNTLLFVF, encoded by the coding sequence TTGAAATTCATTTTCTCGAAATCTATAATTATTGCTACTGCCTTTTTTCTATTTATTTTATCTCAGCTTCCGGCAGTATTTTTAAACTTTCTAAACTCTAATGGGGATACATATGGAATAGCCTATAAAAATACTCCTCCTTTCATTATTTTAACATTAGTTGTTGTGACAATTTGTATTTTTATTGGGATAAAGTGTGGTTTTTATAAAAATTATCGCAAAAGTTTAGAATGGAAGAATATTCTCCTTATTTTTTCTTTATTAATTATTACTTTTTTTATTCAAAAATTTGTTGTTCAATTTATTACTAGTCATAATTTATATAATGTTTCACACCAAATCACTAATCAAATGAAGGTTGAAAATATATTAAGTTCTTTACTCTTTCCAGGACAATTTGTAGCTGTTTCGATTTTAGCTCCAATTCTTGAAGAGAGTATTTATCGTGCTTGTTTTTATAAATTATTTGGCTATTATCGTTGGACTTTTTTTCTATCTTGTTTCTTTTTTTCTTATGTTCATTCAGGGTTTAGTTGGGATATTTTAGGATATTTACCCTTAAGTATTGCTCTAACATACGTTTATCATCGTAGACAAGTCCTAACCGACTCTATTCTACTTCATGCGCTTTTTAATACATTGTTATTTGTTTTCTGA
- a CDS encoding IS4-like element IS1675 family transposase, translating to MLNTTKVPSTLQVSHQIKKNLEDQIHEITNHPEIYAQSPFDFSRNRKLSFETTIKIILSFGGQSLSSELLSHFNFTLKTPTASALVQARSKIKLKAFEQLFYRTIPSAQPNKLYKGYRIFAHDGSDLNIPYNEKESDTHYRVGKFGKHVGSLHLNALYDPLNKHYVAVDFQKIKQLNERKSLCQIVDDFDFTSPTIIIADRGYESFNVYEHIKKSGQKFLIRAKDTKSNGLLNGLDLPSDGTFDKKITLQLTRRQTNKVKKDKHYHFLHKRANFDYLPIRSKETYPISLRVVRIKLNEDTYESLVTNLDPFLFTSEDLKVLYHLRWGIETSFRELKYALGLSHFHSKKLDFIIQEIFARLIMYNFSMTITLAVVLSNRLKHSYQINFTQAFGICRRFFLDQNVNVEQLISRYLLPIRPNRSDQRRLIKKKFPGFLYRIA from the coding sequence TTGCTTAATACTACCAAAGTTCCATCAACACTTCAAGTGTCTCATCAAATAAAGAAAAACTTAGAAGATCAAATCCACGAGATTACCAATCATCCTGAAATTTATGCTCAATCTCCTTTTGATTTTTCTAGAAATAGAAAGTTATCTTTTGAGACAACGATTAAAATCATCCTCTCTTTTGGAGGGCAAAGTCTATCTAGTGAATTACTCTCACATTTTAATTTCACCCTAAAAACCCCTACCGCGTCTGCTTTGGTACAAGCTCGTAGTAAAATAAAGTTAAAAGCATTTGAGCAACTCTTTTACCGAACTATTCCTTCAGCACAACCCAATAAATTATACAAAGGCTATCGAATATTTGCCCATGATGGTTCTGATCTTAATATCCCTTACAATGAAAAAGAATCAGATACCCATTATAGAGTTGGGAAATTTGGGAAGCATGTTGGATCACTTCACCTTAATGCTTTATATGATCCTTTAAATAAACACTACGTGGCAGTGGACTTTCAAAAAATTAAGCAGTTAAATGAACGTAAAAGTTTGTGTCAGATAGTTGATGATTTTGATTTCACAAGTCCAACAATTATTATTGCGGATCGTGGGTATGAATCTTTTAATGTTTATGAACACATTAAAAAAAGCGGACAAAAATTTTTGATTCGAGCAAAAGATACAAAGAGTAATGGGTTGCTTAATGGCCTTGATTTGCCATCAGATGGAACATTTGATAAAAAAATAACCCTTCAATTAACAAGAAGACAGACAAATAAGGTAAAAAAAGATAAACATTATCATTTCTTGCATAAAAGAGCGAATTTTGATTATCTTCCTATCCGCTCCAAAGAAACTTATCCGATCAGTCTCAGAGTCGTTAGAATTAAGTTGAATGAGGACACCTATGAATCCTTAGTGACAAATCTGGATCCGTTCCTATTTACAAGCGAAGACCTAAAAGTCCTTTATCACTTGCGTTGGGGAATTGAAACTTCCTTTAGAGAATTGAAATATGCTCTAGGTTTAAGCCACTTCCATTCAAAGAAACTTGACTTTATTATCCAAGAAATCTTTGCCCGTCTCATTATGTATAATTTTTCAATGACAATTACTTTGGCTGTGGTCTTATCTAATCGTTTAAAACACTCCTACCAGATTAATTTTACACAGGCCTTTGGGATTTGTAGGCGGTTTTTCCTTGATCAAAACGTCAATGTAGAGCAATTGATAAGCCGATATCTTCTTCCCATAAGGCCGAATCGGAGTGATCAAAGAAGATTAATAAAAAAGAAATTTCCTGGTTTTTTATATCGTATTGCCTAA
- a CDS encoding lactococcin family bacteriocin, protein MKNQLNFEVVSDEELMTINGGQNMSMTDGGFEWVYAGGKPWFRIV, encoded by the coding sequence ATGAAAAATCAATTGAATTTTGAAGTTGTTTCAGACGAAGAACTTATGACAATTAATGGTGGTCAAAACATGAGTATGACTGATGGTGGATTTGAATGGGTTTATGCTGGTGGGAAACCATGGTTTCGTATCGTATAA
- a CDS encoding CPBP family intramembrane glutamic endopeptidase, with amino-acid sequence MNKLKYFSLFILLFAIYWFPDVILGYPEIYLKSLVGYDRQATATWIFLGNMAISLFLGILICYKLGYYKNTLSIFKIKNILFLLFTTIVLFIIYFFTFTYYNSHFITPGIAKEQAAYSRQIVFPFVQFISFAICAPIFEEAAFRTTIYRFFKNDKIAFIVSSISFAWMHTGANPILIVYLPMSVVLTLIYHRRRVLGESILVHGLMNALLPTIIVLLQTITGLYYL; translated from the coding sequence ATGAATAAACTAAAATATTTTAGTTTATTCATTTTATTATTTGCTATTTATTGGTTTCCTGACGTTATTCTTGGTTATCCAGAAATATATTTAAAATCTCTAGTAGGATATGACCGACAAGCTACGGCTACTTGGATTTTTTTAGGAAATATGGCAATTTCTCTTTTTTTAGGAATTTTAATTTGTTATAAATTAGGTTATTATAAAAATACACTATCTATTTTTAAAATAAAAAATATTTTATTTCTACTGTTTACAACAATTGTTTTATTTATTATTTATTTTTTTACCTTTACCTACTATAATTCTCATTTTATAACACCTGGTATTGCTAAAGAACAGGCAGCTTATTCAAGGCAGATTGTATTTCCTTTTGTTCAATTTATTAGTTTTGCTATTTGTGCACCAATTTTTGAAGAAGCAGCTTTTCGAACAACAATTTACCGTTTCTTTAAAAATGATAAAATTGCATTTATTGTTTCAAGTATTAGTTTTGCTTGGATGCATACGGGAGCAAATCCAATACTTATCGTTTACTTACCAATGTCAGTAGTATTAACATTGATTTATCATCGGAGAAGAGTATTAGGAGAAAGTATATTAGTTCATGGTTTAATGAATGCTTTATTACCAACAATTATTGTTCTTCTTCAAACGATCACGGGACTATACTATTTATAA
- a CDS encoding CPBP family intramembrane glutamic endopeptidase: MINIWNKSKTVILALFLLFLSQVPLYYVEYENERQNLFGVANKITVNFILIGLLIILIAIMLGIKNGFYKNAKRTLEWKNIILILILIIPSVALDILFSQFIQFHHLGRMDNQIAIDSVMGSLLWFGKILGVALLAPILEESIFRASIYKIFSNNKIAFFFSSLLFTFMHSGYSWVFLIYLPMSLAVTFIYHRRRILTDSIVFHSFFNLLITFVNFLMVN; encoded by the coding sequence ATGATAAATATTTGGAATAAATCTAAAACAGTTATATTAGCACTATTTTTACTATTTCTTTCACAAGTACCTTTATATTACGTAGAATATGAAAATGAAAGGCAAAATCTATTTGGAGTTGCAAATAAAATTACAGTGAATTTCATTTTAATTGGTCTGTTGATTATTTTAATTGCTATAATGTTAGGCATAAAAAATGGATTTTACAAAAACGCTAAGAGAACGTTAGAGTGGAAGAATATTATATTAATCTTAATACTGATAATACCTTCAGTTGCATTAGACATATTATTTAGCCAGTTTATACAGTTCCATCATTTGGGAAGAATGGATAACCAAATAGCAATAGATAGTGTAATGGGTTCATTGTTGTGGTTTGGCAAAATCTTAGGAGTTGCATTACTTGCCCCAATACTTGAAGAAAGTATTTTTAGAGCATCGATTTATAAAATATTTAGCAATAATAAAATTGCTTTTTTTTTTTCCAGTTTATTATTTACATTTATGCATAGTGGCTATAGCTGGGTTTTTCTTATTTATCTACCTATGAGTTTGGCGGTAACGTTTATCTATCATCGTAGAAGAATACTAACAGACTCTATCGTATTTCATTCATTCTTTAACTTATTGATTACTTTTGTTAACTTTTTAATGGTAAATTAG
- a CDS encoding lactococcin family bacteriocin, which produces MENQLNFEVIIDEELEKISGGYLPIPDMPGWRGQSTPWWWSLKQSNFSDAYSSFYNATH; this is translated from the coding sequence ATGGAAAATCAATTGAATTTTGAAGTTATTATAGATGAAGAACTTGAAAAAATTAGTGGTGGTTATTTACCAATTCCAGATATGCCTGGTTGGAGAGGACAATCAACTCCTTGGTGGTGGAGCTTGAAACAATCTAATTTTTCAGACGCATATAGTAGCTTTTATAATGCTACTCACTAG
- a CDS encoding lactococcin family bacteriocin, with protein sequence MSAGPYTWYKDTRTGKTICKNKQLTQQVIHLV encoded by the coding sequence ATGAGTGCTGGACCATATACTTGGTATAAAGATACTAGAACAGGAAAAACAATATGTAAAAACAAACAACTGACACAGCAAGTCATACATTTGGTGTAA
- a CDS encoding glycosyltransferase yields MIDEFLKEINKVIPLIKNNVIVDKIKEIKKSETILLNCLEYYQRTTLGLVMIVKNQEDLVSDVLKTAKSFNLDSYVVVDTGSSDKTVENLLELNFVRTEYLHWEENYGLMRNRAAEFSSMDWVLTLDSDEVFLTEPLDLKVLVSVLYIVLEKPFAINFEQHYNKSSKYGIPDRIYSRKQKILLAWYTRSCEIKRQKKL; encoded by the coding sequence ATGATAGATGAATTTTTAAAAGAAATAAATAAAGTAATTCCACTAATTAAAAATAACGTTATAGTTGATAAAATAAAAGAAATAAAAAAATCCGAGACTATTTTGCTAAACTGCTTAGAATATTACCAGAGAACAACACTTGGTTTAGTAATGATAGTAAAAAATCAAGAAGACTTGGTTTCTGATGTTCTTAAAACAGCCAAATCTTTTAACTTAGATAGTTATGTAGTTGTTGACACAGGTTCTTCTGATAAAACAGTTGAAAATTTATTGGAATTAAATTTTGTCAGAACAGAGTATTTACATTGGGAAGAAAATTATGGATTAATGAGAAATAGAGCAGCAGAATTTTCATCAATGGATTGGGTTTTGACCTTAGATTCTGATGAAGTATTCTTGACTGAGCCCTTAGATTTAAAAGTTTTAGTATCAGTTTTATATATTGTATTAGAAAAACCTTTTGCAATAAATTTTGAACAACATTATAATAAATCTTCAAAATATGGTATCCCTGATCGTATCTATTCTCGAAAACAGAAAATTTTGTTGGCTTGGTACACGAGGAGCTGCGAAATAAAGAGACAAAAGAAGCTGTAA
- a CDS encoding lactococcin family bacteriocin, whose product MENRLNFEAISDDELAKIVGGGYPNNQSMNDVLHWLNGHNDGNPKQLPKWMGGLG is encoded by the coding sequence ATGGAAAATCGATTAAATTTTGAGGCTATTTCTGATGACGAACTTGCCAAAATTGTTGGAGGAGGATACCCTAATAACCAAAGCATGAATGATGTTCTTCATTGGCTCAATGGTCATAATGATGGAAATCCCAAACAATTACCTAAATGGATGGGTGGTTTAGGTTAA
- the rpmG gene encoding 50S ribosomal protein L33 has product MRVNITLEHKESGERLYLTQKNKRNTPDKLELKKYSKKLRKHVIFKEVK; this is encoded by the coding sequence ATGCGCGTAAATATTACACTTGAACACAAAGAATCTGGTGAACGTCTGTACCTTACTCAAAAGAACAAACGCAACACTCCAGACAAATTGGAACTTAAAAAATACTCTAAAAAATTGCGTAAACACGTAATCTTTAAAGAAGTTAAATAA
- the rpmF gene encoding 50S ribosomal protein L32: MAVPARHTSSAKKNRRRTHYKLTAPTVTFDETTGDYRHSHRVSLKGYYKGRKVRDTK, translated from the coding sequence ATGGCAGTACCTGCACGTCACACTTCATCAGCAAAGAAAAACCGTCGTCGTACACATTACAAATTGACAGCTCCAACTGTTACTTTTGACGAAACTACTGGTGACTACCGTCACTCACATCGCGTTTCACTTAAAGGCTACTACAAAGGCCGCAAAGTTCGCGACACTAAATAA
- a CDS encoding heavy metal translocating P-type ATPase, with protein sequence MKNWKKLILVFVIAGVALIAYFGFNQPFLARLIVTIAGGVLAFSMLIEMIKTLRSGSYGVDLLAITAIIATLLVGEYWASLIIILMLVGGESLEDYANGRAHRALAALLDKSPDIAHVQKGDKVVDLPIDHVEVGSHLLVRPMEIIPIDGKLISEAVVLDTASLTGETKPNELVKGDPVLSGAINGNSSIQIETTVIAAESQFQKIVELVKETEKTPAQFVRLADRYAVPFTIIAYLIAAVAYFISGDPVRIAEVLVVASPCPLILAAPIAFVSGMSRSSQNGALIKNGTVIEKLAKAREIFLDKTGTITEGTIKVDSLKPIETVDEVELLQLVYTVEKSSGHILAKAVVEYAENKKVQPLKLTSLTEVAGLGVIGEIEGQEIKIGRSSFAFAPDNLNYETAFYVSKAGKYVGGVTFSDTLRPEAKETIAQMRKIGLEKITMLTGDNQLVADKIASTVGIDNVYAGLMPDEKLKFIKNATNRPVIMVGDGVNDAPALATADVGISIGVGSGTVASEAADIVLLQNDLRKVTTSIEISRDTLKIAKQAVMIGIIICIILMFIAALGVIPAVIGALFQEIIDVVSILYALRALRG encoded by the coding sequence ATGAAGAACTGGAAAAAACTGATTCTTGTTTTTGTCATTGCAGGCGTGGCATTGATTGCTTACTTTGGCTTTAATCAGCCTTTTTTGGCACGCTTAATTGTTACAATTGCTGGGGGAGTCTTGGCTTTCTCAATGCTGATTGAAATGATTAAAACTTTACGGTCGGGCTCTTATGGTGTTGACTTATTGGCCATCACGGCCATTATTGCTACTTTACTAGTGGGCGAATATTGGGCCTCTTTGATTATTATTCTCATGCTTGTTGGAGGTGAGAGTTTAGAAGACTATGCAAATGGTCGAGCTCACCGAGCTTTAGCTGCTTTATTAGATAAGTCGCCTGATATTGCTCATGTGCAAAAAGGAGATAAGGTGGTCGATTTACCGATAGACCATGTGGAAGTCGGCAGTCATTTATTGGTTAGACCGATGGAAATTATTCCAATTGACGGGAAACTTATTTCTGAGGCAGTGGTACTTGATACAGCGTCATTGACGGGTGAAACCAAGCCGAATGAATTAGTAAAAGGTGATCCTGTTCTTTCGGGAGCTATCAATGGGAATTCTAGTATCCAGATTGAAACTACGGTGATAGCGGCAGAATCACAGTTTCAAAAGATTGTAGAACTGGTTAAAGAAACGGAGAAAACTCCAGCTCAGTTTGTACGTCTGGCTGATCGTTATGCTGTTCCTTTTACAATTATTGCCTATCTTATTGCAGCAGTTGCTTACTTTATTTCTGGTGACCCAGTACGAATTGCGGAAGTCCTAGTGGTTGCAAGCCCTTGTCCATTGATTCTGGCAGCTCCTATCGCGTTTGTTTCGGGAATGAGTCGCTCTAGTCAAAATGGAGCTTTAATCAAAAATGGAACAGTCATCGAAAAATTAGCAAAGGCTCGGGAAATATTTTTAGATAAAACAGGTACAATTACTGAGGGGACAATTAAGGTTGACAGCCTAAAACCAATAGAAACGGTAGATGAAGTAGAACTTTTACAGTTGGTTTACACGGTTGAAAAATCAAGTGGTCATATTTTGGCAAAAGCTGTTGTTGAATATGCTGAAAATAAAAAGGTTCAACCATTAAAATTGACCTCTTTAACTGAGGTTGCTGGACTTGGTGTGATTGGAGAAATCGAAGGTCAAGAAATTAAAATTGGGCGAAGTTCTTTTGCTTTTGCACCTGATAATCTCAACTATGAAACAGCATTTTATGTGAGTAAAGCAGGAAAATATGTTGGGGGGGTCACATTCTCTGATACTTTAAGACCAGAAGCTAAAGAAACAATTGCTCAGATGAGAAAAATTGGTCTTGAAAAGATTACAATGTTGACGGGTGACAATCAACTTGTTGCTGATAAAATTGCGAGCACTGTTGGAATTGACAATGTTTATGCAGGTTTGATGCCAGATGAAAAATTAAAATTTATTAAAAATGCGACGAATAGACCAGTAATTATGGTTGGAGATGGAGTTAATGATGCTCCAGCTCTAGCTACAGCAGATGTTGGAATTTCGATTGGTGTGGGCTCAGGTACAGTTGCAAGTGAAGCGGCTGACATTGTTCTATTGCAAAATGACCTTAGGAAAGTGACGACATCTATTGAAATCAGTCGTGATACGTTAAAAATTGCTAAACAAGCGGTCATGATTGGGATTATCATTTGTATTATTTTGATGTTTATTGCAGCTCTGGGAGTGATTCCAGCTGTGATTGGAGCTTTGTTCCAAGAGATCATTGATGTTGTTTCAATTCTCTATGCGCTTCGAGCTTTAAGAGGATAA
- a CDS encoding ParB/RepB/Spo0J family partition protein: protein MVEQITQLKLSTIVKNPYQPRLVFDEDKLKELANSIQENGVLQPIIVRKSKLVGYELLAGERRFQASKLAGLETIPAIIRSYSDEEMMTLSILENLQRENLNPLEESKSLAQLADKLGMTHDQIAKALGKSRSYVSNLIRLLGLPDTILKHVENRDISPAHARTLLAEKNPKKQLELVDKIIKEQLNVRALEAIIYGEEKVTDKSVSKLNINLFTDETEKELMKKLGNRVKIQANKKYQGNLSIHFDNLDELEHLIKLLKK, encoded by the coding sequence ATGGTAGAACAAATCACTCAACTTAAGTTGTCAACAATTGTAAAAAACCCTTACCAGCCTCGTCTTGTTTTTGATGAGGATAAATTAAAAGAATTGGCTAATTCTATCCAAGAAAATGGCGTTTTACAACCCATAATCGTTCGTAAATCAAAACTTGTTGGCTATGAGCTTTTAGCAGGTGAACGTCGGTTTCAAGCTTCAAAATTAGCTGGTTTAGAAACTATACCAGCAATTATTAGAAGCTATTCTGATGAAGAAATGATGACTCTCTCAATTTTAGAAAATTTGCAGAGAGAAAATCTCAACCCACTAGAAGAGTCCAAAAGCTTGGCACAACTGGCTGACAAATTGGGAATGACCCACGATCAAATCGCTAAGGCCCTTGGAAAATCAAGGTCTTATGTCTCTAATCTTATTCGTTTACTTGGTTTGCCTGACACAATTTTGAAGCATGTTGAAAATCGAGATATTTCACCTGCTCACGCTAGAACACTTTTAGCTGAAAAAAATCCTAAAAAGCAATTAGAGCTCGTTGATAAAATAATTAAAGAGCAGCTCAATGTCAGAGCACTTGAAGCTATTATTTATGGTGAAGAAAAAGTTACTGACAAATCTGTCAGTAAATTAAATATCAATCTTTTTACTGACGAAACTGAAAAAGAACTGATGAAAAAATTGGGAAATAGGGTTAAGATTCAAGCAAATAAAAAATATCAAGGGAATTTATCCATTCACTTTGATAATCTTGATGAACTGGAACATCTAATAAAATTACTAAAAAAATAA
- a CDS encoding replication-associated recombination protein A, whose product MAQNLARRMRPRNIDEIVGQKHLVGKGKIIRRMVETQLLSSMILYGPPGIGKTSIASAIAGTMNVAFRTFNATTDTKKRLQEIASEAEFSGQLVLLLDEIHRLDKPKQDFLLPLLENGQIILIGATTENPYFSVVPAIRSRVQIFELKPLEPEDLEFAVNLSLQDKERGFDFDVTIDDDALYFLIHSTNGDLRSTFNALELAVLSSEEHHVTLDDMENSLQRKAATFDKDGDAHYDLLSALQKSIRGSDVNASLHYAARLIEGGDLQSLARRLTVMAYEDIGLANPDAALHTVSALSAAEKLGFPEARIPLANIIIDLALSPKSNAAYLAMDEAIADLGKYGNLAVPPHLQDGHYAGAKDLGRSVEYQYAHNFPNHWVNQQYLPDKIKNADYFRPDDMGRYEKALHSRKEWIDEQKKRS is encoded by the coding sequence ATGGCACAAAATCTTGCAAGACGAATGAGACCAAGAAATATTGATGAAATTGTTGGACAAAAACATTTAGTTGGTAAAGGAAAAATCATTCGCCGAATGGTCGAAACTCAACTTCTTTCAAGTATGATTCTCTACGGACCTCCTGGCATTGGTAAAACTTCAATTGCTTCAGCGATTGCTGGAACAATGAATGTCGCATTTCGGACATTTAATGCAACGACAGACACTAAAAAAAGACTTCAAGAAATTGCCTCAGAAGCCGAATTTTCTGGTCAGCTTGTTTTATTACTTGATGAAATTCATCGCCTAGACAAACCTAAACAAGATTTTCTTTTACCACTTTTAGAAAACGGACAAATTATTTTAATTGGAGCAACAACCGAAAACCCTTATTTTTCAGTTGTTCCAGCGATTCGTTCTCGCGTACAGATTTTTGAATTAAAACCTTTAGAACCAGAAGATTTAGAATTTGCTGTAAACCTAAGTTTACAAGATAAAGAACGTGGATTTGATTTTGATGTGACCATTGACGATGATGCACTTTACTTTTTAATTCATTCGACTAATGGGGATTTACGTTCTACTTTTAATGCCTTAGAATTAGCCGTTCTTTCCTCAGAAGAACATCATGTCACTTTAGATGATATGGAAAATTCTTTGCAAAGAAAAGCTGCAACTTTTGATAAAGATGGCGATGCTCATTATGACTTGCTTTCTGCTTTACAAAAGTCAATTCGTGGTTCTGATGTCAACGCAAGTTTACACTATGCGGCTCGTTTAATTGAGGGCGGAGATTTGCAGAGTCTAGCCCGGCGCTTAACCGTTATGGCTTATGAAGATATTGGTTTAGCAAATCCTGATGCCGCACTTCATACGGTTTCAGCATTATCAGCAGCCGAAAAACTCGGTTTTCCTGAGGCACGGATTCCCCTTGCCAATATCATTATTGACTTGGCTTTATCCCCTAAATCAAATGCGGCTTATTTAGCGATGGATGAAGCCATTGCTGATTTAGGAAAATATGGAAATCTTGCTGTACCACCACACTTACAGGATGGCCATTACGCTGGGGCAAAAGATTTAGGAAGGTCTGTAGAATACCAATATGCTCATAATTTTCCTAATCACTGGGTAAACCAACAGTACTTACCTGATAAAATTAAAAATGCTGATTATTTCCGTCCTGATGATATGGGAAGATATGAAAAAGCACTCCACAGTCGTAAAGAATGGATTGATGAACAAAAAAAGAGGAGCTGA